The Saprospiraceae bacterium genome includes a window with the following:
- a CDS encoding RidA family protein — protein sequence MKSFPIIITLLIFCLQSISGQSETHPEERLKMAGFTLPEAKKPIANFVTSVRDGNKLYLSGHGYCGEPTAVDKGKLGKDLSVEQGYQAAKNVGLCMLATVKHAVGDLSKVKRIIRVFGMVNSTEDFVQQPLVMNGFSDLMVLAFGENGKHVRSAVGMAQLPGGMSVEVEMMLEIEEQNK from the coding sequence ATGAAATCATTTCCGATAATTATCACATTACTGATATTCTGTCTGCAATCCATATCCGGACAATCAGAAACCCACCCGGAAGAACGCTTAAAGATGGCAGGATTTACCCTTCCGGAAGCAAAGAAGCCCATTGCAAATTTTGTAACCTCCGTACGGGATGGCAATAAACTGTATCTTTCCGGACACGGCTATTGTGGTGAGCCGACTGCCGTGGACAAAGGCAAACTCGGAAAGGATCTTTCAGTAGAGCAAGGATATCAGGCAGCAAAAAATGTTGGATTATGTATGCTCGCCACTGTCAAACATGCAGTAGGTGACCTCTCAAAAGTAAAGCGAATCATCAGAGTATTTGGCATGGTCAATTCGACGGAAGACTTTGTCCAGCAACCATTGGTGATGAACGGATTTTCAGATTTAATGGTTCTCGCTTTTGGTGAAAACGGCAAGCATGTCAGATCCGCAGTAGGTATGGCACAGCTTCCCGGTGGGATGTCCGTTGAAGTAGAAATGATGCTGGAGATTGAGGAGCAGAATAAGTAG
- a CDS encoding SMI1/KNR4 family protein, with the protein MNDLIEIEENKGLKFPEIYKAFYARCEKSIPNGMVGSDLYNNYKELNEWAKELLNEDKVENFLSEDDFVFLMHQGYMFWYFKANGNENPDVYFYHEAELIPKKICSLEYFIKYYPKIQN; encoded by the coding sequence ATGAATGATTTAATCGAAATAGAAGAAAATAAAGGTTTAAAATTTCCGGAAATTTATAAGGCTTTTTATGCACGATGTGAAAAATCAATTCCAAACGGAATGGTTGGAAGTGATTTATACAATAATTACAAAGAATTAAATGAATGGGCTAAAGAATTACTAAACGAAGATAAAGTTGAAAACTTTCTTTCTGAAGATGATTTTGTTTTTTTGATGCATCAAGGCTACATGTTTTGGTATTTTAAAGCCAATGGAAATGAAAATCCAGACGTTTATTTTTACCACGAAGCGGAATTGATACCAAAAAAAATATGTTCATTAGAATATTTCATTAAGTACTATCCTAAAATCCAAAATTAA
- a CDS encoding Rpn family recombination-promoting nuclease/putative transposase, which produces MDESINNPHDKFVKEMLADREMAIAFLDEYLPENLRIVLKLEDLTYANTHYITPELSESFSDIVFRIPMKETNQKDVYVSLLLENKSTPEKYAAFQLLGYIANGYLTQFKNKEVIHPIIPVIYYQGKAKWKLKRIKDFFTAFPEDIQNYIPTFESIFISLMGMSDESLLALRNGMLYSAITLQKHRFNPELLEAHIERILTSINPYLSRNFIRTMIVYTLQVTEMDENKLIEIVQKISPDIKKDIMSTYDQLVRKGEIKGEIKGKIEGEIKGEIKGKKEVILNAFENGLAISLISNITKFSEQEVIDVLKEHGKIN; this is translated from the coding sequence ATGGATGAATCTATCAATAATCCGCATGACAAATTTGTCAAAGAGATGCTTGCCGATAGGGAGATGGCTATCGCATTTTTGGACGAATATCTACCTGAAAATTTAAGAATTGTGCTGAAGCTGGAAGATCTGACTTATGCCAATACCCATTACATTACGCCTGAACTTTCAGAAAGTTTCTCTGATATCGTCTTTAGAATTCCCATGAAAGAAACAAATCAAAAAGATGTTTATGTAAGTCTTTTGCTGGAAAATAAGTCAACTCCTGAAAAGTATGCCGCTTTCCAATTATTGGGTTACATTGCAAATGGTTATCTCACACAATTCAAAAATAAGGAAGTGATCCACCCCATTATTCCTGTCATTTACTACCAGGGAAAAGCGAAGTGGAAGTTAAAGCGAATAAAAGATTTTTTTACTGCATTTCCGGAAGACATACAAAATTATATACCCACTTTTGAGAGCATTTTTATTTCACTGATGGGTATGTCTGATGAAAGTCTCCTGGCACTTCGCAATGGTATGTTGTATTCCGCAATCACCCTGCAAAAACACAGATTCAATCCGGAGTTGCTTGAAGCACATATTGAACGAATTCTTACGAGTATAAATCCCTATCTAAGCAGGAACTTTATCAGAACGATGATTGTTTATACGCTACAAGTGACAGAAATGGATGAAAACAAACTTATTGAAATAGTCCAAAAAATATCACCTGACATAAAAAAAGATATTATGAGTACATATGATCAATTGGTAAGAAAAGGAGAAATCAAAGGAGAAATCAAAGGAAAAATCGAAGGAGAAATCAAAGGAGAAATCAAAGGAAAAAAAGAAGTCATCCTGAATGCTTTTGAGAATGGTTTGGCTATCTCATTAATATCCAATATTACTAAGTTTAGTGAGCAGGAAGTAATAGACGTGCTTAAGGAGCATGGGAAAATAAACTAG
- a CDS encoding M15 family metallopeptidase: MKIFDCYRPKPAQQKLWEIVPNPDYVTPPDKGSMHNRGLAVDLTIVDKNGKELDMGTAFDFFGKEAHHDYEGFPAEIQKNRVLIKKVMELHGFSSIRTEWWHYSLPKISYPLADWEWPCE; the protein is encoded by the coding sequence TTGAAAATTTTTGATTGCTACAGACCCAAACCTGCACAACAAAAATTGTGGGAGATCGTACCCAATCCGGATTACGTAACACCACCTGATAAAGGTTCTATGCATAATCGCGGTCTCGCCGTAGATCTGACGATCGTGGACAAAAACGGAAAAGAATTGGATATGGGAACTGCTTTTGACTTTTTCGGAAAAGAAGCACACCATGACTACGAAGGCTTTCCCGCTGAAATTCAAAAGAACAGAGTTTTGATTAAAAAAGTGATGGAGCTGCATGGCTTTTCGTCTATCAGAACCGAGTGGTGGCATTATAGTCTGCCTAAGATTTCTTATCCGTTGGCCGATTGGGAGTGGCCATGTGAGTAA
- a CDS encoding right-handed parallel beta-helix repeat-containing protein: protein MKWTTVKIKGIMSLFCFLISHSAFATTLEVGPGKSYSSPAQAAQNAQPGDTVLIFPSIYTGSNLISNLHGNANAYIYFLGTNSETVIFQGGSQGLHFSQVSYIHIEGLSFTKHTGNGMNIDDGGTFATPTHHVKIINCRFYDMGAQGNNDFLKMSGVDHFDVVGCTFRNGANGGSGIDMVGCHQGKILRCRFDKLGSNCIQAKGGTQHIDIFQNWFEDGGQRALNLGGSTSLEFFRPQNAPFEAADLNVYANVFVGGWAPVAFVGCVRVHVVNNTFITPQNWVMRILQETVNPARFLPCGDNSFVNNIIYFNNSLSTFVNIGPNTNAGSFVFSNNLWYNFVLPANSTPNLPVMETNRIAGSNPLFTDVVNADFRLSVNSPAINAGTPTSFAEDHMGTSVPQGGGFDIGAYEWMTSVSVTDKTPLSDIVIYPNPVFSNLTIEGQNISLQTIHLLDLMGNLIQKGWSIHPENENKYNLQLEGLPQGVYILKSPDFTKKFIKI, encoded by the coding sequence ATGAAGTGGACAACTGTAAAAATAAAGGGGATTATGAGTTTATTTTGTTTTCTGATTTCTCATTCCGCTTTTGCAACGACACTGGAAGTAGGCCCCGGGAAAAGTTATTCTTCGCCTGCACAAGCAGCACAAAATGCTCAACCTGGCGATACAGTGCTTATATTTCCATCTATTTATACAGGTAGTAATCTGATCTCCAATCTCCATGGAAATGCAAATGCATACATCTATTTTTTGGGTACGAATTCAGAGACAGTCATTTTTCAGGGAGGTAGTCAGGGCCTGCATTTTTCACAGGTATCTTATATCCATATTGAAGGTCTAAGTTTTACAAAACATACCGGAAACGGAATGAATATTGATGATGGCGGGACATTTGCAACACCTACGCATCATGTAAAGATTATCAACTGTCGTTTTTATGATATGGGTGCACAGGGAAATAATGATTTTCTGAAAATGTCAGGAGTGGATCACTTTGACGTAGTCGGTTGTACATTTCGAAATGGTGCCAATGGAGGTAGCGGAATCGATATGGTAGGTTGTCATCAGGGTAAAATATTGCGTTGCAGGTTCGATAAATTAGGCTCCAATTGTATTCAGGCAAAAGGTGGCACACAGCATATTGATATTTTTCAAAATTGGTTTGAAGACGGTGGTCAAAGGGCTTTGAATCTGGGAGGAAGTACAAGTCTTGAGTTTTTCAGACCGCAAAATGCACCTTTTGAAGCAGCAGATTTGAATGTGTATGCCAATGTTTTCGTAGGCGGTTGGGCGCCAGTGGCATTTGTCGGTTGCGTAAGAGTACATGTCGTCAATAATACTTTTATCACCCCACAAAACTGGGTGATGAGAATCCTTCAGGAAACGGTAAATCCAGCCAGATTTTTACCTTGTGGCGACAATAGTTTTGTCAATAACATCATTTATTTTAACAATTCTCTTTCTACTTTTGTGAATATTGGACCCAATACCAATGCCGGGAGTTTTGTATTCAGCAATAATCTTTGGTACAATTTTGTTTTACCCGCCAATTCCACCCCCAATCTGCCTGTTATGGAAACAAATAGAATTGCGGGCAGTAATCCATTATTTACAGATGTGGTAAATGCGGATTTTCGATTGTCAGTCAATAGTCCGGCGATTAATGCAGGTACACCAACAAGCTTTGCAGAAGATCACATGGGGACATCTGTTCCGCAAGGAGGTGGATTTGATATTGGGGCGTATGAGTGGATGACATCGGTTTCAGTGACAGATAAAACACCTCTGTCAGATATAGTTATTTATCCCAATCCTGTTTTTTCAAACCTGACTATTGAAGGACAAAATATCAGTCTTCAAACAATCCATCTTTTGGATCTCATGGGTAATCTGATTCAGAAGGGCTGGAGTATCCATCCCGAAAATGAAAACAAATACAATTTGCAATTGGAAGGATTACCTCAGGGAGTTTATATCCTAAAAAGTCCCGATTTCACAAAAAAGTTTATTAAAATCTGA